A region of the Littorina saxatilis isolate snail1 linkage group LG12, US_GU_Lsax_2.0, whole genome shotgun sequence genome:
ggtgagcgttcaaatggaagtatgcttgtactgtatttagacgctcggggagctctgtgatggtttacgggaggcttactgtgcctttaatgtacaTATTCATATTTCAAAAGCTTGATTCGACAGGACATCGTTGATGAAAATTGCAGTCTGTTTTTTGTttcgttcttgtttttgtttttggaggtgtttttttctctataTCAACCAAAAATGTCATATCAAATTAACCCGCTGTCCTCTgtatttttcttcattttgttggttttgcttctttctgtcttttttttttttaaagtttgtcaAACAAAAAGTCTCTGTTGTCAGGTGTATGCTCACACTCCGTGTCTGGATGAGCAATTTATCTAAATTACATTAAGtcggtgagttcgacagattgactaaatttTGCTTTATGTGACTTATCTAAGTCTTTGTCCCCTTTACTGAgccttcactctctctctctctcgcacctctctaacgactaagtcggtgtacactttgtgcgagtgtgtgtgaggatgtgtaaaagagaaagtgtatagtatgcttccattaacaagcacacttttgaatttttaatttttattttgttatacctttccccattgttttttttattttatttttattttttttataaattcttcatatttgttctttgtttcatgtgtgtattatagtagggactagctgtaagaaaggaccatatggacctaatgctatcatccctcggtaataaagttttcgagttcgagttcgagttctctctctctctctctctctctctctctctctctctctctctctctctctctctctctctccctctctctctctctctcttgctctttctctctccccctctcactctttgtctctctctctgtcactctctctctctctccctctctctctctctctctctctctctctctctctctctctctctggatctttctctctttctctttctctctctctctctctctctctctctctctctctctctctctctctctctctctctctctctcagggcgGGAAAGTAGCTCAgccggtagcgcgctggctttgtagccagttggtcgctgtcaGAGTGTGTTTgaaccccacgttcggcgagagatttatttctcggagtcaactttgtgcagactctcttcggtgtccgaacacccccgtgtgcacacatgcgaacgaaaaagatcccacgttcacagcgaaagtctcggggcttggaaaacacgaagacactaGCATGCATCACCTCTCGTCTccaattatcatgatcgtatttcgatactttgacgagacaaacccaatgctggtgtgtcgaagaagacagccacagcgggcttgttcgaatcaaagtatcacaccatatcttcaacgtattaccaatacctgtcccaatatagaccagttggtctaagaggacgttaaaccctaaaagtcagtcagtcagtctctctctctttctctctctttctctctctctctctctctctctctctttctctctctctctctctctctctctctctctctctcctctctctttctctctctctctctctgtctctctctgtctctctctttctctctaatagaatagacagtaaaatattgaaaataGCTGCTCCTGTAATCACAGACACCTTGACATACATTTAAAACTTATGCATTACCACCTCTTATTTTCCAACAGCATTTAAGCAAGCTAAGGTAatccctctgtttaaatcaggtgatccTTCTGATCCCTCTAATTACAGGCCTATTTCAATCCTGTCACCACTTTCAAAAgcattggaaaaacatataaacatgccttagcacattttgataaaaacagtttattccatccaaaacaatctggttttcgcaaaaagcactcatgtcatacagctcttataaatctaattgatcaatggctaaccaacataaattccaacacattttctgcagcactgtttgtggattttgcaaaggcgttcgatgttattgatcattctcttctcatcaggaaattgtcaatacatatatggcatgcaatgcaccaccatttatattcttaaatcttttcttttaaatagaaaacaaattacatttactaatgcatcatattcaaatgaaagtatatatggggtcccacaaggatctgttttaggcccattattgttctccatttatgtcaatgatttatcactttgcatacgtaataactgtgagttgtttgcagatgacactactattcattctagtcaccatttcataaattatttatcaaaaactctcaaagaaagcattgatgcactcctgaattggtcagagttaaaccatatgtctcttaaccatacaaaaacaaaatgtatgctcataaccacaagacagaaacgacaaaatctattatcgagcattccacctctttatattaaaaatcaagtattggaagaagtgtctcaccataaagtccttggtgtaaagattgataataatttatcatggcatgatcacattgattacatctgtaagattgcttcccaaaaaatatatcagttatcaaaaataaaacacttcttgaatctccactcgcgaaagatttttttttacaatcacatcttgtcaaatattgattatgcatccactgtatgggattgtgcaagtgctaatgttttgaaacctttagccagtcttcacagaagagcagttacgcttattatgctaaaatatcacactccttcagaatctgattataaaaatttgcaagtattaccatttcaaaaaagattaatgtataataataatgcattgttataatgcataaagtgatgtcaggatatgcaccggagacattacgtgataattttattttgaactataacagactaaaaatcataacaccgactccacgtattgaccttttcaaatcaagccttctttattcaggtgcggtcctatggaactcactgcctatttttcttaagcataaaaaaaacacagacagcttaaaaaaaaaatatatgtcgcacataatgcaactaaacatgtgctgaatggttcatcaattcatttaaaatgtatgtgcatgttaaacaaagttataataatatgcagatctaaattaagttatgttaaaaattgacactttttatcattggaaattgtacttaaaatgcagtatgacaatttagttttaaatttgtatctgtatatacagttataatgtattaagtttgatgtgatagttctttgattatgttttctgttcttgttgaccctatattagggcgagggctggatgtaaaaaaagcaatattcttgcttatctattaccctcgataataaagattttgtcttgtcttgtcttgtctctctctctctctctctctctctctctctctctctctctctctctctctctctctctctctctctctctctctctctctctggatctctctctctctctctctctctctctctctctctggatctttctctctctctttctctctctctctctttctctctctctcttttttttaccaATAATACAATCGCGCTTGAATCTCGGTCAGAAATGCGGAGTACTTAAATTGCTGTTCCCATCCCTCCAACCATCCTTACAGTTCATAAAGATTGTTTTTTTCACCGAATAACCACTTTTGTACTCTTCATGTTTTGTTCAGCGACACCGGCTGCAGACGTTATCCTGACAAGGATGACTACAACAATTGCGTCACGTGCAATTTATTCCGACCTAAGGAGGTCACACTGCGCGTGCGCAACCTGATCAGAGAACCCACCTTCGAAGAGACCGTGACCTTGAACTGCACGCGCTACAAAACACTCTTCTACATGATGCAGGACGCTGCGGAGGCTAACTCAGTGTtcaggtgtgtgagagagttatattttttgttttaacaatGTTTGCATTGATGATGAGGTGGTCTTTTTGGCTTGGTCATTATGAGGGGGGTGGTTGTAATGAAAAACGTTGCTATCAATGATGGGGGACGACGGTGACGGCGGCGGCGACGACGacaaagacgacgacgacgacgatgatgatgatgatgatgacaacgacgaagaacaagaacaagcagagcaagaagaacaagaagaaaacgacgacgacgatgatgacgatgacgacgataacACATGAATCCAATTAAACTGATGATGACGGTGAAGTTGCGAGTAGTCAGGCTGTACGTACTTGTTGAGATTTTTTTTATGGCGAACTGTGCTCCAGATAAAAGACTGAATAACTGGTATACACCAGATAAACGAAAATAAAGTTGTTTTTGTCACTGTCGTCGAAGGTGACATGAAGTGGTGACAGGGCAATAACAAATAGAGAAGGTTAATGCATCATGTAGTCCTTTCTAAAATAACGCTCGAGCAACTTTTCCCCATTGTGTGCTGAACCAGATGTTGCTGATGTCACAACCAGAAAGGCATAAAGATTAATAATGGCAGTTGCAATCGTGTTGATATCTGTTCTATAGGTGTGATTGTCGTATGTATACACTTAAATGTGCCTACCTTCTTGTGTAAGCGATGTGTGCACTAAAGCAGGTCTGTCTAGATTTTGACATGTAATGACAATATACTTTCACTAGTCTTGTACATATGTCAAAAATTACCCTGGCTGGTTTCTATGCAAATTTGATGAATTATTGAATGATTTGGATATTTACCAAATAACACCAGGGTGAACTTGTGAAATAAATTCAGCACCAAAAAAATCCGACAGCTCAGGATCAATCTTTGGTCGTGCAAATAATTACTTACACGTTAAAAATGGTATCTTTAAAGGTATAATCTGTACCTCTTGAATATCTGACATTTCTTGACcgttttcataaaaaaaactgCTCTGGGAAACACTAACAATTTAGCGTATTTTGGCAAACTTTCTGAGAATTTTGTTCATGCATTTGCtgcgtttttatatttttacaggCTGTTGTCATAGTAGCCATAGATTGTCTACCTTTGCCTCCAGGTAACTTGAATGTGTACTCCACTATGGTAAACTTACATGACACTTTTAACCACTGAGGTTAAgaccttcttttcttttttaatcaTTTAAATCGTTTTCATTTCAATAAAAGCAAGCATACAAGGGTTTTaatgattttgtgtgtgctccTTTTGTTGGCAACATTCTTTTCTTGGCATTGTACATTTCCGAATAAACTCTGTTATTCCTAAATAAACTCTTAAACCAGGCATAAACATCTCACCGTTTGCCATGTATGCACATGATATAGGTTCACAGCAAAGTACTTCGGCAGTAGCCTGGGATTCTTCATCGAAGGCATCAACGGCGTGTTCGGAGACTGGGACTTGGACAAATCCTACTGGGAGATTCTGGACGGAGAACTCAATCAAACCCCCGTTGGTTAGTATCTTGTTCAATATCACCCTTTATAGATATGTACAGCATCGTCGCTTCTTTCTTCTCTGTCTAGGTTTTCGGCCACGTACGATCACGCAGGGCACCCAGGTTTCTTCGTGAACGCGTTCAATGGCGTGTACAGTAACTGGACAGAGGACAGAACGTGGTGGCAGATTCTCGATGGAGATTTGAATCTCACTCCTGTCGGTACGCAAGATTCGAGAACTTGAAGCTGATGCACGACCTTTGCTGTCTGATTTACTTTTTTTGTATTGTATAGCTTGAGCTTCTTCAATAATTGCTGGTGGTGGTGTGAGGcgggggtgagggtggggggggggggggtacttccttgtgtatgtgtgtatatttgtgtgtgtacgtgcgtgattgcgagtgtgtgattgtgtttttatgtctgtgtctctgagTCTGGGTCTGATTTCGCATGTGTTTATCCATATATTTGTGTGCTAATGAACGTGTGTGTTC
Encoded here:
- the LOC138981602 gene encoding cobalamin binding intrinsic factor-like isoform X1; this encodes MAHSSVFFAAVLTAFVVGTCQAWFYRPQSDTGCRRYPDKDDYNNCVTCNLFRPKEVTLRVRNLIREPTFEETVTLNCTRYKTLFYMMQDAAEANSVFRFSATYDHAGHPGFFVNAFNGVYSNWTEDRTWWQILDGDLNLTPVGISTYEPSAGETVTFNLTQGGH
- the LOC138981602 gene encoding uncharacterized protein isoform X2, translating into MAHSSVFFAAVLTAFVVGTCQAWFYRPQSDTGCRRYPDKDDYNNCVTCNLFRPKEVTLRVRNLIREPTFEETVTLNCTRYKTLFYMMQDAAEANSVFRFTAKYFGSSLGFFIEGINGVFGDWDLDKSYWEILDGELNQTPVGISTYEPSAGETVTFNLTQGGH